In the genome of Bacillota bacterium, the window AGCTCGCCCACATCAGCCGCACCACCCTGGCCCGTCGGTTGGCCCGGATGGTGACGGACAAGCCCCGCCGCATCGGCTCCCCCACCAAGGCCCAGGGCCTGCTGCGGGCCGAAGTGCCCGTTGGGCGCTTCGACTCCACCGAACAGCGTCCCGGGGCCCTGGAGATCGACCTGGTGGAGCACAACGGGGGAAGCTCTCTGGGTCAGTTTGCCTATACGCTGCACATGGTCGATGTCGTCACCGGGTTTAGTCGGCGCCGGGCGGTGCTGGGCCGCAGCCAGCGCGTCGTCTTCGACGCCCTCAGCACCCTTCTGGGCGAGTGGCGCTATGCGGTCTGGGCCCTCCACACGGACAACGGTTCCGAGTTCCTCAGCCATCACCTGGTACGCTTTACCCGCGAGCGCAGCCTTCGGTTTGAACGGGGCCGCCCTTACCACAAGAACGACCAGCCCTACGTCGAGCAGAAAAACCGCCAACTGGTGCGGGAGGTGGTGGGTTATGCCCGTTATGACACCCCCGAAGCGGTCGCCTGGCTCAACGCCGTCTATGCGGTGCTGGACCCCTTACGTCAATGGGTTCGTGCCGGTGCGGAAGGTGGTCGCCAAGCCTCGGGAAGGAGGCAAGGTGCGCAAGCGCTACGACCGGGCCCGCCCTCCGGTGGACCGCGTCTTCGAGTCAGGGGTGTTGAAGCCGGAGCGCCAGGCCGCGCTGGATCAGCAACGACGGGCCATCAACCCCCTGAGCTGGCATCACCAGCTCGAACAGCTGATCGCCCAGGGACCGCCGGCAGCAGGGGCCACGGCCCCTGCTGCTCCTCAACCGGTTGGGTTGCATTCTCTCGTGGGTGAGCTATCCCCCGTTCGGTAACATTTTTTCGTGGGTTGACACGGGGTCAAGGTGACGGCACGCCGGGCGGCGTCGGCATGCCGCGCTTACCCTCACCCCGCCCCGCCGCCACGTACTCGCCCACGGCCTGCACTGTGTCGACCCAGACCCGGGGCCGCAGCCCCGCCAGCCAGCGCAGCAGCTCCCGAAGCACGCCTGGCTCCACCGCCAGGTAGTCGCCCCCGACCCCGTGGAAGCAGAGGGTCACCCACCGCCCGGCCGCGAGCGCCCGCTCGACCGGCGCCACGACCTCGGCTGCGCCGACCCCGCTCACCACCCAGGCCTCCAGCCGGTGCAGCCGGCAGGTGGCCGGGTCGTTGGCCAGCCCGCCCACCCCCCGGGCCACGGTGAAGTGGCGGGCGATGACCGGTTCGTACGACTGCCGCCGGGGCCCCTCGCCCACGAAGCTCTCCCCGCACGGGTAGGCGAAGCTGAAGCGCCCGATGCCCGGCACCAGCTCCCGCAGCCGCGCCGAGGCCGCCACCACGTCTGCCTCGATCTCGGCCAGACTCCACCGCTCCAGGGCCTGCGCCGGGTCGATGAACGGGTGTTCCCCGCTGCAGGGGTGGCGCAGGGTATGGTTGGCCAGTTCGTGGCCCTGCTGGTGCACGGCCCGCCACCGCGCGAGGTCGCGCTCGAACCGGCTGCCGGGCCCGGGGTTGACGTAGAAGGTGCCCCTCACGCCGTACGCTTCCAGCAGCGGCACCGCCACCTCCAGCTGGGAGTCCAGCGCATCGTCGAAGGTGAGCGACACGGCCGCCTGCACCCCCGGCGGCCACCCGGCGAACGCCCCGGCCATCCCACGGCCCCTCCCTCAGGAACCCGACCCCATGATGCGCCGCGTTCTTACCGCCTCGCCTGCTGACGCAGCAGCGCCAGCGGGTAAAACGTCTCCCGCCACCAGACGCCGCCCTGGCGCTCGGCCCGCCACACCGCCCGCACCATCGCGAAGGCGTAGAGCGCCGCTCCTACCGGGGCCAGGAGGCCGCTGGCACCCGGCAGGCCGGCGCCACCCTTCGCTACCGATACGCCCAGGGCCAGGGAAATGAGCGTCGCGGCCAGCGCCTGGCCCCATCCGGCCACCGCCACCCCCGCCAGGGCCCCCACGCCTCCGGCCAACGCCCACACCGCCGGCACGACGAAAAGGACGACCAGCCCCCCAACCTGTAGCAAGGCGACGCCGGGCCGGTACTGGCTGCCGGCGTACACGTTCTTCTGGAAGCCGCGGATGGCCTCGCCCAGGGAGCCGGACCACCGCAGCCGCAGCAGCCCCCAGACGCCAGCAGGTCCTGCCGGGCTCCCGCGGCGCGGAGGGGCGCACCGAGCTTGACGTCATCATCCATGCACAGACGAATCGCCGCATGCCCGCCCGCCTTGCGGTAGACCTCCCGGCGCACCAGGTTGAAGGCGCCGATGCCCGGCGCCACCTTGCCGGCCCGGATGAGCCGACGCGAGTACACGAGCGCCACCAGGGTGGAGAAAAAGGCCAGCAGGGCCTGCAGCCAGATCCCCCGGCTCGATGCGAGGCCGCAGCCGATAGAGAGCCCGGAAGTTCGGGGTGCGCTGGTACGCCCGAGCCTGCCGCAGCTCCACCTCGTAGGGGCGGATCGTGACCTGACGCGCCGCCGCCGGCGTGCAGCGCGCCTTCAGCGCACAGGGCCCGCAGGCCTCGGCCGCAAAGCTCACCCCAAACGCCCGGTGGGCCGCCAGCCGGCCCGGGTCGAAGCGGACCGTCTGCCCTGCAGGGCAGGTGAGGGTGCCGGCGTCGGCGTCGAGGGCAAACGCCTCCTTCCAGAAGTACCCCTCCCGGTTGGTCGCCGGGGGCGCCTTGGCCACGATGAGGGTCCCCTTCTCGGCCTGGCGCCGGGCGCGCTCGACGTCGAAGTACGCCTGATTGCCCAGCACCTCCGCGGGGCGGTGGCCGCGCCGCTCCTGGTCGTCCAGCATCGCTTCCAGCACTGCGTCGTCCGGTGCATTGGCCGGCGTCACCTCGACGGCGGTGACCAGTCGGTGGCCCTCGCCGCCCGTCATCAGATGGGCCTTGTGGCCGTCCGCCCGGGTCGAGGCCGTCTTGTGGCCGTGGCGCATCTCGGGGTCAACCACCGAGATGACCCGGTCTTTGGCCACCCCCCGCTTGAGGCGCACCGTTCCGTCGGGATCGCGCTCGACGTCCTGGGTGGCCACCCGCTCCAGCAGGTCCACCATGGCCTTCAAGTCCTCGGGCAGCTTCGGAAGGGCCCGCGCGGCCGCCACCAGGGTCAACGCGTCGTCGACCAGCTCCTGGAGAAGCTGTC includes:
- a CDS encoding DDE-type integrase/transposase/recombinase; amino-acid sequence: MTDKPRRIGSPTKAQGLLRAEVPVGRFDSTEQRPGALEIDLVEHNGGSSLGQFAYTLHMVDVVTGFSRRRAVLGRSQRVVFDALSTLLGEWRYAVWALHTDNGSEFLSHHLVRFTRERSLRFERGRPYHKNDQPYVEQKNRQLVREVVGYARYDTPEAVAWLNAVYAVLDPLRQWVRAGAEGGRQASGRRQGAQALRPGPPSGGPRLRVRGVEAGAPGRAGSATTGHQPPELASPARTADRPGTAGSRGHGPCCSSTGWVAFSRG
- a CDS encoding polysaccharide deacetylase family protein, translated to MAGAFAGWPPGVQAAVSLTFDDALDSQLEVAVPLLEAYGVRGTFYVNPGPGSRFERDLARWRAVHQQGHELANHTLRHPCSGEHPFIDPAQALERWSLAEIEADVVAASARLRELVPGIGRFSFAYPCGESFVGEGPRRQSYEPVIARHFTVARGVGGLANDPATCRLHRLEAWVVSGVGAAEVVAPVERALAAGRWVTLCFHGVGGDYLAVEPGVLRELLRWLAGLRPRVWVDTVQAVGEYVAAGRGEGKRGMPTPPGVPSP